A single window of Anaerolineae bacterium DNA harbors:
- a CDS encoding cytochrome B561, producing MTKPSLPFNLKLLIPLVILAVFGGLIVQQGFAHLPPLSETQVSPLHPTFAYLDAEGKNVLESGAPISTMQTCGQCHDTAFIASHSFHTDLGLSDLTQAGDAPSGRPWDTSNGPFGRWNPLLYRYLSPPDDQKLDLGVADWVRTIGLRHVGGGPAQQSRQGLPLTEVPADSPDARVLASDGTVQSWDWKESGIVEMNCFLCHTPTPNQTARRQAILEGRFQWANTATLLDSGVVMASGDRLVYNPDAFDSSGQLKKEYVFIQDPTNENCAQCHGVAYSGTDPLVLSGCSLENWQTATTGQVFAGQRISRSGMNVADKQALDRPFDIHAERGLKCTSCHYSINNPTYAQPASQEQLPHLQFDPRRLEIGEYLQKPDHNFARGQSAQNLLAPQLRGTMRRCESCHNAEKTHTWLPYARQHFAEVSCETCHIPNLYAPAVSAVDWTVLTTQGEGATVCRGAEGNTGTLNDLVTGFQPVLLSRLDESGKRPLAPYNLIVAWFWVYDSPDGERPVRLQDLQAAWLDGDTYHPEVMRLFDSNKDGQLDPDELRLDTPKKQELIAARLSALGLQNPRIQGEIQPYSINHNVARGEWAVRDCRVCHSDASYLAQPMKLADYVPMEVMPNFVRDANVTAEGELVLRGGALYYQPVVSKQGRYVFGHNRVAWIDWLGGLFFLGVLAGVAGHGTVRFLTATKRARHEIPLKRVYIYAVYERFWHWLQTFTIVILLFTGLIIHRPDVFGIFSFSGVVIVHNIMAAILAINAFLSFFYHLVSGEIRQFIPRPYGFFDQAIVQAKYYLRGIFKGEPHPFEKRPDRKLNPLQQATYFAILNILLPLQGLTGILMWGVQQWPQIAERLGGLPFLAPFHSLIAWLFGAFIVGHVYLTTTGHEPLASIKAMMMGWEDVEDLSALQIEEVVSDEHSDSDQIQTQTV from the coding sequence CCTGCACCCCACCTTCGCTTATTTAGACGCTGAAGGAAAGAATGTCTTAGAGAGCGGCGCGCCGATTTCCACCATGCAGACCTGTGGACAATGCCACGACACGGCTTTCATTGCCAGCCACAGCTTCCATACCGACTTAGGTTTGAGCGATCTGACTCAAGCCGGCGATGCTCCCAGCGGACGCCCCTGGGATACCAGCAACGGCCCCTTTGGGAGATGGAATCCCTTGCTCTATCGCTATCTTTCGCCGCCTGATGACCAGAAGCTGGATCTTGGCGTAGCGGATTGGGTGCGAACGATTGGTTTACGCCATGTGGGAGGTGGCCCTGCCCAGCAATCTCGCCAGGGCCTGCCGCTAACCGAAGTCCCTGCGGATAGCCCAGATGCCCGCGTGCTTGCTTCCGATGGGACGGTGCAAAGCTGGGATTGGAAGGAATCTGGCATCGTAGAGATGAACTGCTTCCTTTGCCACACACCAACCCCCAACCAGACGGCGCGCCGTCAAGCCATCCTCGAAGGGCGCTTCCAGTGGGCAAACACAGCCACGCTACTCGATAGCGGGGTTGTTATGGCAAGTGGTGACAGGCTGGTCTATAACCCGGATGCCTTTGACTCAAGTGGTCAACTCAAAAAGGAATATGTCTTTATTCAGGACCCAACCAACGAAAATTGCGCTCAATGTCATGGGGTGGCTTATTCGGGCACCGACCCGCTGGTGCTGAGCGGTTGTTCCTTAGAGAACTGGCAAACTGCAACCACCGGACAGGTGTTTGCCGGTCAGCGCATCTCCCGTTCGGGGATGAATGTTGCCGATAAGCAAGCCTTAGACCGCCCCTTCGATATCCATGCCGAACGCGGTTTGAAGTGTACGTCGTGTCACTATTCGATCAACAACCCGACTTATGCTCAACCGGCTTCGCAGGAGCAACTTCCTCATCTCCAGTTTGACCCGCGCCGCCTGGAAATTGGCGAATATCTCCAGAAACCAGATCACAACTTTGCGCGCGGTCAGAGCGCCCAAAACCTGCTGGCACCGCAACTGCGCGGCACCATGCGGCGTTGTGAGTCCTGCCATAACGCTGAGAAAACCCACACCTGGCTGCCTTACGCCCGTCAGCACTTTGCCGAAGTTTCCTGTGAGACCTGCCACATTCCCAATTTATATGCGCCAGCCGTTTCGGCGGTGGACTGGACGGTTTTGACCACCCAGGGCGAAGGCGCAACCGTCTGCCGGGGCGCAGAAGGGAATACGGGAACGCTAAACGATCTGGTGACCGGCTTCCAACCCGTCTTGCTTTCCCGCCTGGATGAGAGCGGAAAGCGGCCGCTTGCGCCGTATAACCTGATTGTAGCCTGGTTCTGGGTGTACGATTCTCCCGATGGAGAGCGACCGGTGCGCCTGCAGGATCTGCAAGCCGCCTGGCTGGATGGCGATACCTATCATCCCGAAGTTATGCGCCTGTTCGACAGCAACAAAGATGGTCAACTCGATCCCGACGAACTGCGCCTGGATACACCCAAAAAGCAAGAGTTGATCGCTGCCCGCCTGAGCGCATTGGGCTTGCAAAACCCACGCATTCAGGGTGAGATTCAACCTTATTCGATCAACCATAATGTGGCGCGAGGTGAGTGGGCGGTGCGGGATTGCCGTGTCTGCCACAGCGATGCCTCTTACCTGGCTCAGCCGATGAAATTAGCCGACTATGTCCCGATGGAGGTGATGCCGAACTTTGTCAGGGATGCCAATGTCACCGCCGAAGGTGAACTGGTTCTGCGCGGCGGGGCGTTGTACTATCAGCCGGTTGTGTCCAAGCAGGGTCGCTATGTCTTCGGTCACAACCGGGTCGCCTGGATCGATTGGTTAGGTGGTCTGTTCTTCCTGGGCGTGCTGGCAGGTGTTGCCGGGCATGGCACAGTGCGCTTCCTGACTGCGACAAAGCGGGCACGCCATGAAATCCCGCTCAAACGCGTCTACATCTACGCCGTCTATGAGCGCTTCTGGCACTGGTTGCAGACCTTCACCATCGTAATTTTGCTCTTCACCGGCCTGATCATCCATCGCCCAGATGTGTTTGGCATCTTCAGCTTTAGCGGAGTGGTGATCGTTCATAACATCATGGCTGCCATCCTCGCCATCAACGCTTTTCTGTCTTTCTTTTACCATCTGGTGAGCGGGGAAATCCGCCAGTTCATCCCCCGCCCATACGGCTTCTTTGATCAGGCTATCGTGCAGGCAAAATATTATCTACGCGGGATTTTCAAAGGCGAACCGCATCCCTTTGAAAAGCGACCTGATCGCAAACTGAATCCCTTGCAGCAAGCCACCTATTTTGCCATTCTGAATATCTTACTGCCCCTGCAAGGTTTGACGGGCATCCTGATGTGGGGCGTGCAACAGTGGCCACAAATCGCCGAGCGATTGGGCGGTTTGCCTTTCCTGGCACCTTTCCATAGCCTGATCGCCTGGCTATTTGGCGCCTTTATCGTCGGTCATGTTTACCTGACCACCACCGGCCATGAGCCGTTGGCAAGTATCAAAGCCATGATGATGGGCTGGGAAGATGTGGAAGATCTTTCTGCCCTGCAAATTGAGGAGGTTGTTTCAGATGAGCACAGTGACTCAGATCAAATCCAAACCCAGACGGTTTAA
- a CDS encoding putative membrane protein, with product MAPFPLPLEGLLGKFGMYAIYLLIGLAFGAVLEMSGFAISTRLAAQFYFKDLTVLKVMFTAIVVGMVLIFGASALGWLDYNLIWVNPTYLWPGILGGFIMGIGFIIGGFCPGTSLVSMATLKIDGLFFALGSAFGIFLFGETVGLYEDFFNSSYYGRLTLMDVFNLPAGVVVVLVVLMALFMFWGGEQLERIFGKRDLSREPRLRVAGAAALFLAALAVMLIGEPTPAEKWARIAPEKEAQLVNREVQIHPGELLDSLANDQLRVVMLDVRPQADYNLFHLRGARNVPLEQVRSIIPSLLLERTDNQVIVVMSNDEAAATEAWKILVAESVPNVYILEGGINHWLELFAAEDPAILPTPTPALGLDYIRYQFPAALGDRYSASDPFAHHYEFEYTPKIKLQLKRGPSGGGCG from the coding sequence ATGGCTCCGTTTCCGCTTCCTCTTGAAGGTTTGCTGGGTAAATTTGGCATGTACGCCATCTACCTGCTAATCGGGCTTGCCTTTGGCGCCGTCCTGGAAATGTCTGGCTTTGCCATCTCCACGCGGCTGGCTGCTCAATTCTATTTCAAAGACCTGACCGTGCTCAAAGTCATGTTCACGGCGATTGTGGTTGGCATGGTGCTGATCTTTGGTGCCTCGGCGCTCGGCTGGTTGGATTACAACCTGATTTGGGTCAACCCCACTTACCTCTGGCCCGGCATATTAGGCGGTTTCATCATGGGGATTGGCTTCATTATCGGTGGCTTCTGTCCGGGCACCTCTTTGGTCTCGATGGCAACCCTGAAGATCGATGGACTGTTCTTCGCCCTCGGCAGCGCCTTTGGCATCTTTCTGTTCGGTGAGACGGTAGGGCTGTATGAAGATTTCTTCAACAGCAGCTATTACGGGCGGTTGACTCTGATGGATGTTTTCAACCTGCCGGCTGGTGTGGTGGTCGTATTGGTGGTGCTGATGGCGTTGTTCATGTTCTGGGGCGGCGAGCAGTTGGAACGCATTTTCGGCAAACGTGACCTCTCCAGAGAGCCACGTCTGCGCGTTGCCGGTGCGGCAGCCCTCTTTTTAGCTGCGCTGGCGGTGATGCTGATCGGCGAACCCACTCCCGCCGAAAAATGGGCGCGCATTGCGCCGGAGAAAGAAGCCCAACTGGTGAACCGCGAAGTGCAAATCCATCCCGGTGAACTGCTGGACTCGCTTGCCAACGACCAACTGCGGGTCGTGATGCTGGATGTGCGCCCGCAAGCCGATTACAATCTCTTCCATTTGCGCGGGGCGCGCAATGTACCCCTCGAACAGGTGCGCTCGATCATCCCCTCTTTGCTCCTGGAACGCACCGATAATCAGGTAATCGTCGTGATGAGCAACGATGAAGCAGCGGCTACCGAAGCGTGGAAAATTCTGGTGGCAGAAAGCGTGCCCAACGTCTATATTCTGGAAGGCGGCATTAACCACTGGTTAGAGCTGTTTGCTGCCGAAGACCCCGCCATCCTTCCGACGCCTACCCCTGCGTTAGGGTTGGACTACATCCGCTATCAATTCCCGGCTGCCCTGGGCGATCGCTATTCAGCCTCCGATCCCTTTGCCCACCATTACGAGTTTGAGTACACGCCGAAGATTAAGCTTCAACTCAAGCGCGGTCCCAGCGGCGGCGGTTGTGGATAA